Proteins encoded together in one Buchnera aphidicola (Takecallis taiwana) window:
- the rbfA gene encoding 30S ribosome-binding factor RbfA, whose protein sequence is MKLLHNKYQKHSYRSMRIAEELKKAISNILQNQFRDPRINAFITVSMVKMSRDLSCAKIFISYMENSILLKKKIVHKNINDDILHILQKASGYIRRVLCQIMQLRKIPVIIFYNDNSLIQGMKIVQLLKKI, encoded by the coding sequence ATGAAATTATTACATAATAAGTATCAAAAACATTCTTATCGTTCTATGCGTATAGCAGAAGAATTAAAAAAAGCAATATCAAATATTTTACAAAATCAATTTAGGGATCCAAGAATAAATGCATTTATTACAGTATCGATGGTAAAAATGTCGCGTGATTTATCATGTGCAAAGATTTTTATTAGTTATATGGAAAATTCTATTTTATTAAAAAAAAAAATCGTTCATAAGAATATAAACGATGATATATTGCATATTTTACAAAAAGCATCCGGTTATATCCGACGTGTGTTATGTCAAATAATGCAGTTACGTAAAATACCAGTTATTATTTTTTATAACGATAATTCTTTAATACAAGGTATGAAAATTGTACAATTACTAAAAAAAATATAA
- the infB gene encoding translation initiation factor IF-2 encodes MNNMTLQALSYEMNITISELIKNFSNIGIIKNKNDYVTVQEKKLLLHYLSSKNELSLRILRKKNNRQNVLHDIQNIKEYNTLHTRERMVNITPDTVHQVDHEIYSESLNKSHNKKPALFHENNSINNNIHLKVNLSNKNNNFTNASNTTVAKNNISVKHTTHYKKNTINTVKKNKITSSNRIMNKKLSSGNHLKKIVNLNELDAVHNIVEENINIDNKKEKINNKNHISSYNNDKNILKNQQYRLLRQGFVKPNKHILKKIVINNTISILELANKLSIKTVQLIEKILSMGNVVTENQIIDQETAQLIIEEMGHEAVLKQKNNSETLMLQESINLNHKFLKKNRPPVVTIMGHVDHGKTSLLDYIRSTKVALHESGGITQHIGAYCVKTQGGLITFLDTPGHAAFTAMRARGAQVTDIVVLVVAADDGVKPQTIEAIQHAKSAGVPILVAINKIDKLEADPESIKKELLKFDIMAEEWGGEVIFINISAVTGQGVDELLQAILLQAEILELSARVDGMANGVILEARLDKYRGPIATILIREGKLQQGHSILCGIYYGKVRSMKDPFGCSVQDAGPSIPVEVLGLSGIPSSGDIVYVVQHEKQAREIVLYRKNQLQKQKIANIPPIDVHHMFNNLNKNKNSILNLILKSDVKGSLEAITHVIQNLSNQYVCIKIISANVGNITETDVAFAVATQAMIIGFNVTPNVLAKRAIKINNIDARYYSVIYHLIDDVKLIVSGMIAPQYKTVIIGSAEIRDIFKPTKSIFIAGCMVISGIIKRIHPIHILRNKTIIYKGELESLRRFKEDVKSVGIGKECGIGIKDYNDICIGDIIESFKTIEIKHSNSQNIS; translated from the coding sequence ATGAATAATATGACGTTACAAGCTTTATCATATGAAATGAATATCACGATTTCTGAATTAATAAAAAATTTTTCTAATATTGGTATTATAAAAAATAAAAATGATTACGTAACTGTACAAGAAAAAAAATTATTGTTACATTATTTATCTTCAAAAAATGAGTTATCATTACGTATTTTACGTAAAAAAAATAATAGACAGAATGTTTTACATGATATACAAAATATTAAAGAATACAATACCTTACATACTAGAGAACGGATGGTAAATATTACTCCTGATACTGTTCACCAAGTAGATCATGAAATATACTCTGAATCATTAAATAAATCTCATAATAAAAAACCGGCATTATTTCATGAAAATAATTCTATTAATAACAATATCCATTTAAAAGTAAATCTTAGTAATAAAAATAATAATTTTACTAACGCATCTAATACGACTGTTGCAAAAAACAATATTAGTGTAAAACATACTACACATTACAAAAAAAATACTATCAATACTGTAAAAAAAAATAAAATTACCTCATCAAATAGAATTATGAATAAAAAGTTATCTTCTGGAAATCATTTAAAAAAAATTGTTAATTTGAATGAATTAGATGCTGTACATAATATTGTTGAAGAAAATATTAATATTGATAATAAAAAAGAAAAAATAAATAATAAAAATCATATTTCTAGCTATAATAATGATAAAAATATTTTAAAAAATCAACAATATCGTTTATTACGTCAAGGTTTTGTCAAACCAAACAAACATATATTAAAAAAAATTGTCATTAATAACACCATTTCTATACTTGAATTAGCAAATAAATTGTCTATTAAAACTGTACAATTAATTGAAAAAATTTTGAGTATGGGTAATGTAGTTACAGAAAACCAGATTATTGATCAGGAAACAGCGCAATTAATAATCGAAGAAATGGGTCATGAAGCAGTTTTAAAACAAAAAAATAATTCAGAAACATTAATGTTACAAGAAAGTATCAATTTAAATCATAAATTCTTAAAGAAAAATAGGCCTCCTGTAGTTACAATAATGGGTCATGTAGATCATGGTAAAACATCTTTATTAGATTATATTCGTTCTACAAAGGTTGCACTTCATGAATCTGGTGGAATTACTCAGCATATTGGTGCTTATTGTGTAAAAACACAAGGTGGGCTCATTACTTTCTTAGATACACCCGGACATGCTGCATTTACAGCAATGCGTGCTCGCGGAGCGCAAGTAACTGATATTGTAGTTTTAGTTGTTGCAGCTGATGACGGTGTAAAACCTCAAACTATAGAAGCGATTCAACATGCAAAATCAGCTGGTGTTCCAATATTAGTAGCAATAAATAAAATTGATAAACTAGAAGCAGATCCTGAAAGCATTAAAAAAGAACTATTAAAGTTTGATATTATGGCGGAAGAATGGGGTGGTGAAGTAATTTTTATTAATATTTCTGCTGTTACTGGACAAGGAGTAGATGAATTATTACAAGCGATATTATTACAAGCTGAAATCTTAGAACTTTCTGCTAGAGTAGATGGTATGGCTAATGGTGTCATACTTGAAGCTCGTCTTGATAAATATCGTGGTCCAATAGCAACTATATTAATTCGTGAGGGGAAATTACAACAAGGTCATAGTATACTATGTGGTATATATTATGGAAAAGTTCGTTCCATGAAAGATCCTTTTGGTTGTTCAGTACAAGATGCCGGTCCATCAATTCCTGTAGAAGTTTTAGGATTATCTGGTATACCTTCTAGTGGAGATATTGTATATGTCGTGCAACATGAAAAACAAGCTCGTGAAATCGTATTATATCGAAAAAATCAGTTACAAAAACAAAAAATAGCTAATATTCCACCGATAGATGTACACCATATGTTTAACAATTTAAATAAAAATAAAAATTCTATATTAAATTTAATTTTAAAATCTGATGTTAAAGGATCATTAGAAGCAATCACACATGTTATACAAAATTTATCTAATCAATATGTTTGTATTAAGATTATTAGTGCTAATGTTGGTAATATTACTGAAACTGATGTTGCATTTGCAGTAGCAACACAGGCGATGATTATTGGTTTTAATGTTACTCCAAATGTATTAGCTAAACGTGCAATAAAAATAAATAATATCGATGCTCGTTATTATTCTGTAATATATCATTTAATTGATGATGTTAAATTAATTGTTTCAGGTATGATAGCTCCACAATATAAAACAGTAATTATTGGATCAGCTGAAATTAGAGACATTTTTAAACCTACAAAATCTATCTTTATTGCAGGTTGTATGGTAATTAGTGGTATAATTAAACGTATTCATCCTATTCATATATTAAGAAATAAAACCATAATATATAAAGGCGAATTAGAATCCTTAAGACGTTTTAAGGAGGATGTTAAATCAGTTGGTATTGGTAAAGAATGTGGAATTGGAATAAAAGATTATAATGATATTTGTATTGGAGATATAATAGAATCATTTAAGACAATTGAAATTAAACATTCAAATTCACAAAATATATCATAG
- the nusA gene encoding transcription termination factor NusA codes for MNIEILSVVELVSREKSLPREKIFEALELALTIATKKQYTYDIDVRVNIDRSSGILNTYRRWTVVNHVINPEREISLIKARVDNPAVQIGEFVENIITSINFDRISTQEAKKIIIKKVREAELLMMSNKFHEYKGKIIQSTVKKINRDFMILDLGNSIEGIILRRDMLPKEKFSIGDRIRGVLYEIRSTANGIQLFISRSRGEMLVELFRIEVPEINQKIITIQAVARDPGLRAKVAVKANNTTIDPVGACVGMRGARVQSVSGEMSGERIDVILWSNDPAQFVINAMSPIHVDSVIVHENIHAMDLVVDSKNLAQAIGRNGQNVRLAAQLSGWELNIMAANDVNSKNNIKINKIRNIFNQCLNVNSRIVNILIYAGFSSLPELICTPYNKLIKIQGINANVVNILQEQSDSYLTNLLVINNCHSFL; via the coding sequence ATGAATATCGAAATTTTATCTGTAGTTGAGTTAGTATCTCGTGAAAAATCTTTACCTCGTGAAAAAATATTTGAAGCGTTAGAACTTGCTTTAACAATAGCAACAAAAAAACAATATACTTATGATATTGATGTTAGAGTCAATATTGATCGATCAAGTGGAATTTTAAATACGTATCGTAGATGGACTGTTGTAAATCATGTTATTAATCCTGAAAGAGAAATTTCTTTAATAAAAGCACGTGTTGATAATCCAGCAGTACAAATTGGTGAATTTGTAGAAAATATAATTACATCAATCAATTTTGATCGAATTTCTACTCAAGAAGCAAAAAAAATTATTATTAAAAAAGTAAGAGAAGCAGAATTATTAATGATGTCGAATAAATTCCATGAATATAAGGGTAAAATCATTCAGAGCACAGTAAAAAAAATTAATCGTGATTTTATGATTTTAGATTTGGGGAATTCTATTGAGGGTATTATTTTAAGACGGGATATGTTACCTAAAGAAAAATTTAGTATTGGAGATCGTATACGTGGAGTATTATATGAAATACGGTCAACAGCGAATGGCATACAGTTATTTATTAGTCGTTCACGAGGTGAAATGTTAGTTGAATTATTTCGTATTGAAGTGCCAGAGATTAATCAAAAAATTATCACAATTCAAGCTGTTGCTCGAGATCCTGGATTACGTGCTAAAGTTGCTGTTAAAGCAAATAATACAACAATAGATCCAGTTGGTGCATGTGTTGGTATGCGTGGTGCACGAGTACAATCTGTATCAGGAGAAATGAGTGGAGAAAGAATTGATGTTATTTTATGGAGTAATGATCCCGCGCAGTTTGTAATAAATGCTATGTCTCCAATACATGTAGATTCTGTAATTGTTCATGAAAACATACATGCTATGGATCTTGTAGTAGATTCTAAAAATTTAGCACAGGCGATTGGTAGAAATGGTCAAAACGTGAGATTAGCAGCACAATTAAGTGGATGGGAATTAAACATTATGGCCGCAAATGATGTAAATAGTAAAAATAATATTAAAATAAATAAGATTCGTAATATATTTAATCAATGTTTAAATGTAAATAGTAGAATTGTTAATATATTAATATATGCGGGGTTTTCTTCTTTGCCGGAATTAATATGTACTCCGTATAATAAATTAATCAAGATTCAAGGTATCAATGCTAATGTGGTAAACATTTTACAAGAACAGTCAGATAGTTATTTAACAAATTTATTAGTAATCAATAATTGTCATTCTTTTTTATAG